One region of Ananas comosus cultivar F153 linkage group 9, ASM154086v1, whole genome shotgun sequence genomic DNA includes:
- the LOC109715731 gene encoding germin-like protein 3-8, whose protein sequence is MAYSSSKPAGSLFLVTATIFLIISSCRADPDPLQDFCVANLQATDITVDGFPCKPTSSVVSDDFFFSGLSAPGNTNNMFGSNVTQGNVASFPGLNTLGLSMNRVDLVPGGINPLHSHPRSTELGLVIQGEVLVGFVSTANAFYSKTLKAGENFVIPRGLVHFQYNVGTGNAVVITAFNSQLPGVVLAPFTLFGSTPAIPNDVLTKTFQVDQNVINLLKSKFSGSSNY, encoded by the coding sequence ATGGCGTACTCCAGTTCCAAACCTGCAGGATCACTCTTCCTAGTCACGGCGACGATCTTCCTGATCATCTCTTCTTGCCGCGCCGACCCCGACCCCCTGCAGGACTTCTGTGTCGCCAACCTCCAGGCGACCGACATAACCGTCGACGGCTTTCCCTGCAAGCCGACATCCTCCGTCGTCTCCGATGACTTCTTCTTCTCGGGCCTGTCCGCCCCGGGCAACACCAACAACATGTTCGGCTCGAACGTCACCCAGGGCAACGTCGCGAGCTTCCCCGGCCTCAACACGCTCGGCCTCTCCATGAACCGGGTCGACTTGGTCCCCGGCGGCATCAACCCCCTCCACAGCCACCCGCGCTCCACCGAGCTCGGGTTAGTCATCCAGGGGGAGGTGCTGGTCGGCTTCGTCAGCACCGCCAACGCGTTCTACTCCAAGACTTTGAAAGCCGGCGAGAACTTCGTGATCCCGAGGGGGCTGGTTCACTTCCAGTACAACGTCGGGACGGGGAACGCGGTGGTGATCACGGCGTTCAACAGCCAGCTGCCGGGCGTCGTGTTGGCGCCGTTCACGCTGTTCGGGTCGACGCCGGCTATCCCAAATGATGTGCTGACCAAGACATTCCAGGTTGATCAGAATGTGATCAATCTATTGAAGTCTAAATTTTCAGGAtcatctaattattaa
- the LOC109715740 gene encoding germin-like protein 3-8, giving the protein MEYSNSKPGSLLILFATVFLIISSCRADPDPLQDFCVANLQATDITVDGFPCKPTSSVVSDDFFFSGLSAPGNTNNMFGSNITQANVANFPGLNTLGLSMNRVDLVPGGINPLHSHPRATELGFILQGEVLVGFVSTANAFYSKTVKAGESFVIPRGLVHFQFNVGTGNAVVITAFDSQLPGVVLAPFTLFGSTPAIPNDVLTKTFQVDQSVINLFKSKFGN; this is encoded by the coding sequence ATGGAGTACTCCAATTCCAAACCAGGATCGCTCCTTATCCTTTTCGCCACCGTATTCCTGATCATCTCCTCTTGCCGCGCTGATCCCGACCCTCTGCAGGACTTCTGCGTCGCCAACCTCCAGGCGACCGACATAACCGTCGACGGCTTTCCCTGCAAGCCGACATCCTCCGTCGTCTCCGACGACTTCTTCTTCTCAGGCCTGTCCGCCCCGGGTAACACCAACAACATGTTCGGGTCCAACATCACCCAGGCCAACGTCGCAAACTTCCCCGGCCTCAACACGCTCGGCCTCTCCATGAACCGGGTCGACTTGGTCCCTGGCGGCATCAACCCGCTCCACAGCCACCCGCGCGCCACCGAGCTCGGATTCATCCTCCAAGGAGAGGTGCTGGTCGGCTTCGTCAGCACCGCCAACGCGTTCTACTCCAAGACTGTGAAAGCCGGCGAGAGCTTCGTGATCCCGAGGGGGCTGGTTCACTTCCAGTTCAACGTCGGGACGGGGAATGCGGTGGTGATCACGGCGTTCGACAGCCAGCTGCCGGGCGTCGTGTTGGCGCCGTTCACGCTGTTCGGGTCGACGCCGGCGATCCCGAATGATGTGCTCACCAAGACTTTCCAGGTTGATCAGAGTGTGATCAATCTCTTCAAGTCCAAGTTCGggaactaa
- the LOC109715830 gene encoding uncharacterized protein LOC109715830 — translation MVALAVSRGNLHKVPNAPRRWPLPPRSISLPQFKNLLRRRALALSRIAAAAADENPSSTSPCTEKKVKEEEAEESPEKAVNPAIGGAAAKNGEDEPAPDGKAVKEDAADSKLEVIDDSKDIVKKEESKGELENKLQVLNEKKHNLVQMLKQILNAEEEVKRRTMLSSVTMPLHVEVNFGGDSAGESDAAPSHSSHGRQLHQIHSTSPSASSLNRPVFGSLQQNSNPSRGLGAHPSTTYAASNSPSGFPLMGQLAHAASLPLSSPGAQFMASSPSPAGSGGGSSFCRNSRTSSS, via the exons ATGGTGGCGCTGGCCGTCAGCCGCGGGAACCTGCACAAGGTTCCCAACGCCCCGCGCCGGTGGCCTCTCCCCCCCCGCTCCATCTCCCTCCCCCAATTCAAGAACCTTCTCCGCCGGCGAGCCCTCGCCCTCTCCCGcatcgccgcagccgccgccgacGAAAACCCTAGCAGCACCTCCCCCTGTacggagaagaaggtgaaggaaGAAGAGGCAGAAGAATCACCGGAGAAAGCGGTGAACCCCGCGatcggcggcgccgcggcgAAGAATGGAGAAGACGAGCCCGCCCCGGACGGAAAGGCGGTAAAAGAAGACGCTGCCGATTCGAAATTGGAG GTGATTGATGACTCCAAAGATATTGTGAAAAAAGAGGAGAGCAAAGGAGAGCTGGAGAACAAGTTGCAAGtcttgaatgagaaaaagcacaATCTTGTACAAATGCTGAAGCAG ATTTTAAATGCTGAAGAAGAAGTAAAACGACGGACCATGTTGTCATCTGTGACAATGCCACTGCATGTGGAGGTGAATTTCGGTGGTGATTCAGCTGGTGAATCTGATGCTGCTCCTAGCCACAGCTCTCATGGGCGTCAATTGCATCAGATACACAGTACATCCCCCTCTGCTTCCTCTCTGAACAGGCCTGTGTTTGGCTCTCTTCAACAGAAT AGTAACCCCTCAAGAGGACTCGGAGCCCACCCATCGACGACTTATGCTGCATCAAATAGTCCATCTGGCTTTCCGTTGATGGGACAACTAGCCCATGCCGCAAGCCTTCCTCTATCATCTCCCGGGGCCCAATTTATGGCTTCTTCTCCATCACCCGCTGGCTCAGGAGGTGGATCATCATTCTGCAGGAACTCTCGCACCAGCTcctcatga
- the LOC109715418 gene encoding putative UDP-rhamnose:rhamnosyltransferase 1: MASSDPLHVVAFPWLAFGHMLPFLELSKSLARRGHRVSFISTPRNIRRLPQIPPDLSPRIDFIPFPLPHVDGLPANAESTNDVPPDKVPNLKKALDGLKPRFADFVKEKNPNWILVDFAQYWVPSVAAEVGVPCAFFSIYMASSLAFAGPPSDLLDGSSWRTVEQLTKPPHWIIHSSSSSSSSSSFRSRSSRSPPSSSEEGGFWRRKAWTRPERQGAESWSLPLLIVVGVGGGGGSGNXTTTTTTTTTTISADDRAVIEWLDAQSPRTVIYVALGSEAVIASELVHELACGLELSKVPFLWAYRQQSRLPEGFEDRVRSRGLVATGWVPQHKVLAHRSVGAFLTHCGWSSVIEALRFGHPLILLPVAVDQGLIARVLAEHKVGVEVPRDEEDGSFTRAGVAEVVRMVMVEEGGKALAAKAKEMKEIFADEGSNERHMDEFVSILRNNYI; encoded by the exons ATGGCCTCCTCCGATCCTCTCCACGTTGTAGCGTTCCCATGGCTGGCCTTCGGCCACATGCTGCCCTTCCTGGAGCTCTCAAAATCCTTAGCCCGGAGAGGCCACCGCGTCTCCTTCATCTCCACCCCGCGCAACATCCGGAGGCTCCCCCAAATCCCCCCCGACTTATCCCCTCGCATCGACTTCAtccccttccccctcccccACGTCGACGGCTTACCCGCGAATGCCGAGTCGACCAACGACGTCCCGCCGGATAAGGTGCCGAACCTCAAGAAGGCCCTCGACGGTCTCAAACCCCGCTTTGCTGATTTCGTAAAAGAGAAGAATCCGAATTGGATACTCGTCGACTTCGCTCAGTACTGGGTACCGTCGGTCGCTGCTGAGGTCGGCGTCCCCTGCGCATTCTTCTCCATCTATATGGCATCGTCCCTCGCCTTTGCCGGGCCGCCTTCAGACTTGCTAGATGGAAGCTCGTGGAGAACAGTCGAGCAGCTCACAAAGCCGCCGCACTGGATCAtccactcctcctcctcctcctcctcctcctcctccttccgcTCCCGCTCCTCGAGATCCCCGCCGTCGTCTTCGGAGGAGGGGGGGTTTTGGAGGAGGAAGGCGTGGACGAGGCCGGAGAGGCAGGGAGCGGAGTCGTGGTCGCTGCCGCTGCTG ATCGttgtgggggtggggggtggggggggaaGCGGCAACCNtactactactactactactactactactactatctCTGCCGACGACAGAGCAGTTATCGAGTGGCTCGACGCTCAATCTCCCAGAACGGTGATCTATGTAGCTTTGGGAAGCGAGGCGGTGATAGCGAGTGAGCTCGTGCATGAATTAGCCTGCGGGCTTGAGCTTTCAAAGGTGCCCTTCCTCTGGGCTTATAGGCAGCAGAGCCGCCTACCGGAGGGGTTTGAGGATCGAGTGAGGAGCCGTGGATTGGTCGCAACCGGTTGGGTGCCTCAGCACAAGGTGTTGGCCCACCGATCGGTCGGCGCCTTCCTTACGCACTGCGGATGGAGCTCGGTGATCGAGGCGCTCCGATTCGGGCATCCGCTGATCTTGCTGCCCGTCGCAGTCGATCAAGGGCTCATCGCGCGGGTGCTGGCGGAGCATAAGGTCGGGGTGGAGGTGCCGAGGGACGAGGAGGACGGATCGTTCACACGCGCGGGGGTGGCAGAGGTGGTGAGGATGGTAATGGTGGAGGAAGGAGGGAAGGCTTTGGCGGCGAAGGCTAAGGAAATGAAGGAGATCTTCGCTGATGAGGGCTCGAATGAGCGGCACATGGATGAGTTCGTTAGCATTTTGAGGAACAACTATATATAA